From Pseudanabaena sp. PCC 6802, one genomic window encodes:
- a CDS encoding hybrid sensor histidine kinase/response regulator: protein MKSPDRLLIVDDVPDNLFLIRTILEEEGYEVLEATNGETALELVRSQLPDLVLLDVMMPGMDGFEVTRCIRAWQDLPFIPILLITAYDQTSAVKGLDLGADEFIRKPVEADELLARVRSLLRLKHSIEERDNIARQRQDFVSRLTHDLRTPLVAADRMLGLLQDGALGPISQPVREALEVMARSNLNLLEMVNKLLDVYRYEAGSKTLETIPIDVAELVQQVVQELRPIAQTKNLDLITDIATDLPPVKGDRLELLRVFNNLIGNALKFTEEGKVEVSVAQKGTEIAISISDTGPGIPEAERPFLFQRFQQGFHHKQGSGLGLYLSHYIVTAHGGRISLQCGKDKGSCFSVYLPI from the coding sequence ATGAAGTCTCCCGATCGCCTGCTTATAGTTGATGATGTACCAGATAACCTCTTCTTGATTCGGACAATTTTAGAGGAGGAAGGTTACGAGGTCTTGGAGGCAACTAATGGGGAAACTGCATTAGAATTGGTCAGATCCCAATTGCCAGATCTAGTATTGCTAGATGTGATGATGCCTGGTATGGATGGGTTCGAGGTAACTCGCTGCATACGTGCCTGGCAGGATTTACCCTTCATTCCCATTTTGCTAATTACGGCTTACGATCAAACCAGCGCGGTTAAGGGCTTAGATCTGGGAGCAGATGAATTTATTCGCAAGCCAGTAGAAGCAGATGAATTGCTAGCCAGGGTGCGATCGCTCTTACGACTAAAACATAGTATCGAAGAGCGCGACAACATCGCCCGCCAACGTCAAGATTTTGTCTCGCGCCTGACCCACGACTTGCGCACGCCCCTGGTGGCAGCCGATCGCATGTTAGGGCTACTGCAAGACGGGGCGCTTGGCCCCATATCCCAGCCAGTAAGAGAAGCTTTGGAAGTGATGGCACGCAGCAACCTTAACCTGCTGGAAATGGTGAATAAGCTGCTTGATGTCTATCGCTATGAGGCGGGCAGCAAAACTCTGGAAACGATCCCGATCGATGTAGCGGAATTGGTGCAGCAGGTCGTGCAGGAACTCAGGCCTATTGCTCAAACTAAAAACCTGGATCTAATTACTGATATAGCAACGGATTTGCCACCTGTCAAAGGCGATCGCCTGGAATTGCTGCGCGTGTTTAATAACCTGATTGGCAATGCCTTGAAATTCACCGAAGAAGGCAAGGTGGAGGTAAGCGTGGCACAAAAGGGGACTGAGATTGCTATCTCGATTAGCGATACGGGACCGGGTATTCCTGAAGCGGAACGCCCGTTTTTATTTCAGCGGTTTCAGCAGGGGTTTCACCACAAGCAAGGTAGCGGTTTGGGCCTATACCTATCGCACTATATCGTGACGGCGCATGGTGGCAGAATCTCATTGCAATGCGGGAAAGATAAAGGTTCCTGCTTTTCCGTGTACCTACCGATATAA
- the xth gene encoding exodeoxyribonuclease III has translation MQIATWNVNSVRTRLEHVVNWLQSHPAVDVLCLQETKVVDADFPHQPFTDLGWHTYIYGQKSYNGVAIVSRQPMSDIKMGFAAILDDVGDLDEQKRVIAAIANDIRIVNLYVPNGSAVGSDKYEYKLRWLDALRQYLQALLANDPRPTLICGDFNVALEDIDIHDASDRANQVMATDAEREALQSVLHLGFKDVFRKFTAEAGHYSWWDYRGGSFQRNRGWRIDYHFVTENLYERAIACEIDVEPRRLTQPSDHTPVIVEF, from the coding sequence ATGCAAATAGCAACTTGGAATGTTAATTCAGTGCGTACTCGTCTAGAGCATGTGGTTAATTGGCTGCAAAGTCATCCTGCCGTTGACGTACTTTGCCTCCAGGAAACCAAAGTGGTTGACGCTGACTTTCCGCACCAGCCGTTTACCGATCTGGGTTGGCATACCTACATCTACGGTCAGAAATCTTACAATGGCGTGGCCATAGTTTCTCGTCAACCCATGTCAGACATCAAGATGGGGTTTGCCGCCATTTTAGATGATGTTGGCGATCTAGACGAACAGAAACGGGTAATTGCCGCGATCGCCAACGACATCCGCATTGTCAATCTTTACGTGCCGAACGGTTCGGCAGTTGGTAGCGACAAGTACGAGTACAAACTGCGCTGGCTCGATGCTTTAAGGCAATACCTGCAAGCTTTACTCGCAAACGATCCGCGCCCCACCCTGATCTGCGGTGACTTTAACGTAGCGCTGGAGGATATTGACATTCATGATGCCAGCGATCGCGCCAATCAGGTGATGGCAACCGATGCCGAGCGCGAGGCGCTCCAGTCCGTTCTGCACTTAGGGTTTAAGGACGTGTTTCGCAAATTTACCGCCGAGGCGGGTCATTATTCCTGGTGGGACTATCGCGGCGGTTCGTTTCAGCGCAATCGCGGTTGGCGGATCGACTACCACTTTGTCACCGAGAACCTGTACGAGCGGGCGATCGCCTGCGAGATCGATGTAGAACCGCGCCGCCTCACTCAACCAAGCGACCATACGCCTGTCATCGTTGAATTTTAG
- a CDS encoding tetratricopeptide repeat protein — protein MNSSNSQLTPDQIRSRVEELRSAGRLHEAIALQVQLVNDGIKRGAIAPDDYQLLGTMLFTAKDWNTAVQVFSILKRHQPDFPGVDLNLGLSLLRAHRLEEARAALQAAELDRAEDLNLLDGLADLYGKLGNLERARHYGERSLLQKDRLAQTPFAAIDFANIPIPPFEMCGQKANIIAFSLFGRVEMYQRGAIANATAAPHLYPGWRCRFYVDDTVPSDTCAALTHAGAEVVMMERHQRSTDGLFWRFLVAEDPNVTRFLIRDCDSVINIRERLAVGEWLDSHCHFHIMRDCTSHTDLVLAGMWGGVSGILPPLARLLEGFSYKTLTESRVADQIFLGRIVWPLIKPSCSIHDRLYRVFGSRDFPAGAELLPGHHVGENVSNN, from the coding sequence ATGAATTCCTCTAATTCGCAATTGACCCCAGACCAGATCCGCAGTAGGGTTGAAGAATTGCGGTCGGCTGGGCGCTTGCATGAGGCGATCGCCCTTCAGGTGCAATTGGTTAACGATGGCATTAAACGGGGGGCGATCGCCCCGGATGACTATCAACTGCTCGGTACCATGCTATTTACGGCTAAGGATTGGAATACCGCCGTACAGGTGTTCAGTATCCTGAAGCGTCATCAACCGGATTTCCCAGGCGTAGATCTGAATTTGGGATTGAGTTTGCTGCGCGCCCATCGCTTAGAAGAAGCAAGAGCAGCGCTACAAGCAGCAGAATTAGACAGAGCTGAAGATCTCAATTTGTTGGATGGTTTGGCAGATTTATATGGCAAACTTGGCAATCTGGAACGGGCGCGTCATTATGGCGAGCGATCGCTCCTCCAAAAAGATCGACTCGCGCAAACCCCATTTGCAGCAATAGATTTCGCAAACATTCCTATCCCACCGTTTGAGATGTGCGGGCAGAAAGCTAATATTATTGCTTTCAGTCTATTTGGACGGGTAGAGATGTACCAACGCGGGGCGATCGCGAATGCTACCGCTGCGCCCCATCTCTACCCAGGTTGGCGCTGTCGCTTTTATGTGGATGATACAGTTCCCTCGGATACGTGCGCGGCTCTGACTCATGCAGGGGCGGAGGTGGTAATGATGGAGCGCCATCAACGATCTACGGATGGTTTGTTCTGGCGGTTTCTGGTAGCTGAAGATCCCAATGTGACAAGATTTCTAATTCGCGACTGCGATTCCGTCATCAATATTCGCGAGCGGTTGGCCGTGGGAGAATGGTTGGATTCCCATTGCCACTTCCACATTATGCGCGACTGCACCTCGCATACGGATTTAGTTTTGGCAGGCATGTGGGGCGGCGTAAGTGGGATTCTCCCTCCACTCGCCAGGTTACTGGAAGGCTTTAGTTACAAAACCTTAACAGAAAGTCGCGTAGCAGATCAGATTTTTCTAGGACGAATTGTCTGGCCGCTAATTAAGCCAAGTTGCTCGATCCACGATCGCTTGTATCGCGTATTTGGCTCTAGAGATTTTCCGGCTGGTGCCGAGCTACTGCCAGGGCATCACGTTGGCGAAAATGTTAGCAATAATTGA
- a CDS encoding AbrB/MazE/SpoVT family DNA-binding domain-containing protein, which produces MKVTRLSSKGQIIIPKALRAAHNWEAGQEFTAVDVGDGILLKPKKPFPEKTLAQVAGCLKYRGQPKSLDEIEDAIRQGVMEQWHDRVDTRE; this is translated from the coding sequence ATGAAAGTCACCCGATTGTCTAGTAAAGGACAGATTATTATCCCAAAAGCTTTACGTGCTGCTCATAACTGGGAAGCTGGTCAAGAATTTACTGCTGTTGATGTTGGCGACGGTATTCTTCTAAAGCCCAAAAAACCTTTTCCAGAGAAAACATTAGCGCAGGTTGCAGGGTGCTTGAAATATCGAGGACAGCCAAAGAGTCTGGATGAGATAGAAGATGCGATTCGCCAGGGAGTAATGGAGCAGTGGCACGATCGTGTTGATACAAGGGAGTAA
- a CDS encoding type II toxin-antitoxin system HicA family toxin — MPKMPRISSREAIRVLERLGFEQVRQTGSHIVMKKKTAEGEIGCVIPVHRELKVGTLNGILKQAQIPVEEFIESL; from the coding sequence ATGCCTAAAATGCCTCGAATCTCAAGTAGGGAGGCAATTAGAGTACTGGAACGATTAGGGTTTGAGCAAGTTCGTCAAACCGGTAGCCATATTGTCATGAAAAAGAAAACTGCTGAGGGTGAAATTGGTTGTGTTATTCCAGTACATCGAGAATTGAAAGTTGGTACGTTAAATGGCATTCTCAAACAGGCACAAATCCCAGTTGAGGAGTTTATTGAGAGCTTGTGA
- a CDS encoding type II toxin-antitoxin system VapC family toxin, with translation MIAVDTNVVVRLLTQDDENQYNKSLELFRERDVFIPETVILEAEWVLRFAYRFRPDEICEAFRNLLGLPNVQVTNGGLIAQVLQWHQNGLDFADAFHLAQSHNCLELYTFDIKFANKAKGLTRSEVRQL, from the coding sequence ATGATCGCTGTTGATACAAATGTTGTCGTACGTCTCTTAACTCAAGATGATGAAAACCAATACAATAAAAGCCTCGAGCTATTTCGGGAACGAGATGTATTTATTCCTGAGACAGTTATCCTTGAAGCTGAGTGGGTATTGCGGTTTGCCTATCGTTTTAGACCCGATGAAATTTGTGAAGCATTTAGAAACCTACTGGGGTTACCCAATGTCCAGGTTACGAATGGAGGTCTGATAGCACAAGTTCTACAATGGCATCAGAATGGTTTAGATTTTGCAGATGCGTTCCATTTGGCTCAAAGCCACAACTGTTTAGAGCTATACACATTTGACATTAAGTTTGCAAACAAAGCCAAGGGATTAACCAGGTCTGAAGTTCGACAGCTATAG
- a CDS encoding GUN4 domain-containing protein, whose amino-acid sequence MNDRHRNQPQPYDAVLGGQDRVPAGGFVLGGLDGVKRRLQTDVIDLRVAALREALQHGQRGLDLVIRALRDESEQVQWAAYDILREQPEPRVKLALELFSTNRVNYTPLKELLEKKQWRGADRMTKDLMLKASGITPQRHLMYQLKDHHIKEFPCEDLGIIDRLWLKYSNGRFGFSVQQPIWQKCDDSRWDKGAAWSLFGDRVGWRTYDLLRTSLRWKRFHELDFTLNAPIGHLPWLFGIFTVEAICDRFAACDRR is encoded by the coding sequence ATGAACGATCGTCATCGCAATCAACCGCAACCTTATGATGCTGTCTTGGGTGGGCAAGATCGGGTGCCTGCGGGAGGGTTTGTCCTGGGCGGACTAGATGGAGTAAAGCGGCGGCTGCAAACCGATGTTATTGACCTGCGCGTAGCGGCTTTGCGAGAAGCCCTGCAACACGGACAAAGGGGGCTAGATTTAGTCATTCGTGCTCTACGGGATGAATCGGAGCAGGTGCAATGGGCTGCCTACGATATTTTGCGCGAACAGCCAGAACCGAGGGTGAAACTGGCTTTAGAGCTATTCTCCACCAATAGGGTTAACTACACGCCACTGAAGGAGCTACTGGAAAAGAAACAATGGCGGGGTGCCGATCGCATGACGAAAGATCTCATGCTGAAGGCATCTGGTATAACGCCGCAGCGACATCTGATGTATCAATTGAAAGACCATCATATTAAGGAATTTCCCTGTGAAGATTTGGGCATAATCGATCGCCTCTGGCTCAAATACAGTAACGGTCGATTTGGGTTCAGCGTGCAGCAACCGATCTGGCAAAAGTGCGACGATAGTCGTTGGGACAAAGGCGCGGCCTGGAGTTTATTTGGCGATCGCGTAGGCTGGCGCACCTACGATTTGTTAAGGACTTCTCTACGCTGGAAGCGATTTCACGAACTGGACTTTACGCTCAACGCCCCGATTGGACATTTACCCTGGCTATTTGGCATTTTTACAGTAGAAGCCATCTGCGATCGCTTTGCGGCTTGCGATCGTAGATAG
- the rlmN gene encoding 23S rRNA (adenine(2503)-C(2))-methyltransferase RlmN codes for MTSAITDKPVPLLGLSQEELTTWVEQTGQPRYRGKQLHDWLYQKGAHSLEEMTVFPKAWRQEMSGTEIGRSQIYHKTEASDGTMKFLLRLADGAIVETVGIPTSKRLTVCVSTQVGCPMACDFCATGKGGFERNLAKHEIIDQVLTVQEQMNRRVSHLVFMGMGEPLLNLENVVGAVRVLNQDIGIGQRNITISTVGVPNRIKQLAQYHLQVTLAVSLHAPDRELRESLIPSARKYPITAILDDCREYINITGRRVSFEYTLLAGVNASPQQAKQLAQILRGFQSHVNLIPYNPISDADYKRPTPQMVELFAQTLKEQNIAVSVRRTRGIEADAACGQLRGTHNTTK; via the coding sequence ATGACAAGCGCTATTACTGACAAACCAGTGCCTCTGCTGGGATTATCCCAGGAGGAACTCACAACCTGGGTAGAACAAACTGGTCAGCCGCGCTATCGCGGCAAACAGTTACATGATTGGCTCTATCAAAAAGGAGCGCATAGCCTGGAGGAGATGACCGTCTTCCCAAAAGCATGGCGACAGGAGATGTCAGGTACGGAGATCGGGCGATCGCAGATTTACCACAAAACCGAAGCCAGCGATGGCACGATGAAGTTTTTGCTACGTCTAGCTGACGGTGCGATCGTGGAAACTGTAGGTATTCCCACCAGCAAGCGTCTCACCGTTTGCGTCTCCACCCAAGTTGGTTGCCCGATGGCATGTGATTTCTGCGCTACAGGTAAAGGCGGTTTCGAGCGCAACCTCGCTAAGCACGAGATTATCGATCAAGTCCTCACAGTTCAGGAACAGATGAATCGACGGGTAAGCCATCTGGTCTTTATGGGCATGGGCGAACCATTACTGAATTTAGAGAATGTGGTAGGAGCCGTGCGCGTCCTCAATCAGGATATCGGCATCGGCCAGCGCAATATTACCATTTCAACTGTGGGAGTTCCCAATCGAATTAAGCAACTGGCTCAGTATCATCTCCAGGTTACCCTAGCAGTAAGCCTGCACGCTCCCGATCGAGAACTACGAGAATCTTTAATCCCCTCTGCTCGTAAGTACCCCATTACAGCCATCCTGGATGACTGCCGAGAATATATTAATATCACGGGGCGACGGGTCAGCTTTGAATATACTCTGTTAGCTGGCGTGAATGCCTCACCCCAGCAGGCTAAACAACTAGCGCAGATCTTGCGGGGCTTTCAAAGCCATGTTAATCTGATCCCCTACAATCCCATTAGCGATGCGGATTACAAGCGCCCTACACCTCAAATGGTGGAGCTATTTGCCCAAACCCTCAAGGAGCAGAATATTGCCGTGAGCGTGCGTCGCACGCGAGGCATCGAAGCAGACGCTGCCTGCGGTCAGTTGCGCGGTACCCATAACACAACCAAATAA
- a CDS encoding DNA adenine methylase translates to MESIKAKPFLKWAGGKTQLLRQFEAYYPESLKRGKVKKYIEPFIGSGAVFLEICQTYAIELAFISDINPDLVLAYQTLQAWPDELIAALETLQVQYDKSSQIERELLFSEVRTQFNAQRERTDSRQLSKVAINRTAQLIFLNKTCFNGLFRLNSKGEFNVPYGRYKQPKILDADNIRRISQLLNKTEIRLAEFESCYAIADEHSFIYFDPPYRPISKTANFTGYASTGFTDREQEKLAHLFRRLDREKGAKLMLSNSDPKNENADDDYFERLYAGYSIHRVLASRAINSVGTKRGRIYELLIVNY, encoded by the coding sequence ATGGAAAGCATTAAAGCTAAACCGTTCCTGAAGTGGGCAGGGGGCAAAACACAACTTTTAAGACAATTTGAAGCATATTATCCTGAATCTTTAAAGCGAGGTAAGGTTAAGAAATATATCGAGCCGTTTATTGGTAGTGGTGCGGTTTTTCTGGAAATATGCCAAACCTATGCGATCGAATTGGCGTTTATTTCTGATATTAATCCCGATTTGGTTTTGGCTTACCAAACGCTCCAGGCGTGGCCAGATGAATTGATTGCTGCCCTCGAAACTTTGCAAGTCCAATATGACAAATCTAGCCAAATAGAGAGAGAATTGTTGTTTTCGGAAGTGCGAACTCAATTTAATGCCCAAAGAGAGAGAACTGATAGCCGTCAATTATCCAAGGTTGCGATAAATCGTACGGCGCAGCTTATATTTTTAAATAAAACCTGTTTTAACGGTCTCTTTAGATTGAACTCCAAAGGGGAGTTTAACGTGCCATACGGTCGGTATAAACAGCCGAAGATCCTGGATGCCGATAATATTCGCAGGATATCTCAATTGTTAAATAAAACAGAAATTAGGCTGGCAGAATTTGAGTCGTGTTACGCGATCGCGGACGAGCATTCTTTTATATATTTCGATCCGCCCTATCGTCCCATTAGTAAAACAGCCAATTTTACAGGCTATGCTAGTACGGGATTTACAGATCGCGAGCAGGAAAAGTTAGCCCATCTATTCCGACGGCTGGATCGGGAGAAGGGAGCAAAACTGATGCTCAGCAACTCCGACCCTAAAAATGAAAATGCGGACGATGATTACTTTGAACGCCTGTACGCAGGCTATTCTATACATAGGGTTTTAGCTAGTCGTGCGATCAATTCTGTAGGTACAAAACGCGGTCGAATTTATGAATTACTAATCGTTAATTATTAA
- a CDS encoding type II toxin-antitoxin system HicB family antitoxin, with protein sequence MKTRSLTAIVYKEEDMYIAECPEVGTVDQGETIEEAIEGLQEATRLYLEEFPLPETSPRFVTSIEVSYA encoded by the coding sequence ATGAAAACTCGCAGTCTTACAGCTATTGTCTATAAAGAAGAAGATATGTACATAGCTGAATGTCCAGAAGTCGGTACAGTAGATCAAGGAGAAACGATCGAGGAGGCGATCGAAGGTTTGCAAGAGGCTACGCGATTATACTTAGAGGAATTTCCTCTACCGGAAACATCGCCTAGATTTGTGACTAGCATTGAGGTTAGCTATGCCTAA
- a CDS encoding GNAT family N-acetyltransferase — translation MLPPTWRSPELIQLDGQFVTLKPLLPERDVESLYAASHGTLGKEAVWRYLFYGPFENASVMRNWMEQNLVGKSDPLTWTVFENLANMPVGIVALLAITPNHGRAEIGHVWFTPGVHKSKVNTESQFLLLQHLFDRHNYRRVEWKCDALNHASRTTAARMGFIYEGRFRQHMFVRGKNRDTDWFAMTDKEWERCKANFEKWLYSGEKLSLMELNHS, via the coding sequence ATGCTGCCACCAACCTGGCGATCGCCTGAGTTAATTCAACTCGACGGTCAATTTGTTACCCTCAAGCCTCTACTTCCAGAAAGAGATGTAGAGTCTCTATACGCCGCTTCGCATGGAACGCTGGGAAAAGAAGCTGTGTGGCGATATTTGTTCTATGGCCCATTCGAGAACGCCTCCGTAATGAGAAACTGGATGGAGCAAAACCTGGTGGGCAAATCCGATCCTCTGACCTGGACGGTTTTTGAGAACCTGGCGAATATGCCAGTTGGGATCGTGGCGTTACTGGCAATTACCCCAAATCACGGTCGCGCCGAAATCGGTCACGTCTGGTTTACTCCTGGAGTCCATAAAAGTAAAGTCAATACTGAATCGCAGTTTCTGTTACTTCAGCACCTGTTCGATCGCCACAATTATCGTCGAGTCGAGTGGAAATGCGATGCGCTAAACCATGCCAGTCGAACTACCGCTGCCAGGATGGGATTTATTTATGAAGGTCGATTCCGTCAGCACATGTTTGTCCGTGGCAAAAATAGGGATACAGATTGGTTTGCCATGACAGATAAGGAGTGGGAACGATGCAAGGCAAATTTTGAGAAGTGGCTTTATTCTGGCGAGAAACTTTCATTGATGGAATTAAATCATAGCTAG
- a CDS encoding M20/M25/M40 family metallo-hydrolase → MDLSQLKERLLLHLRQIVRERSPYLSTGGHFYVQQYVRQQLSQWGIVEIHKFQVGGEVYQNLILNLPAIASRKNSAKQAPILIGAHYDAVPGSPGADDNATGVAVLLELARAFAEQPISHPIRLVAFDLEEYGLLGSSAYAADLWQQKQQLRLMLSLEMLGYSDDAPGSQQYPLPLLKWLYPDCGNFLALIGNAIAIPDLLRLSYKIRKDEVPCEWLPVPNRGSILPDTRRSDHAPFWDRGYRAVLVTDTANLRNPHYHQLSDRIDTLNLDFLTGVCNGLIHGISCL, encoded by the coding sequence TTGGATTTATCGCAACTCAAAGAGAGATTGCTTTTGCATCTTCGCCAAATTGTCAGAGAGCGCAGCCCCTATCTCTCAACAGGCGGTCATTTTTACGTGCAGCAGTACGTGCGGCAGCAGCTCTCTCAATGGGGAATTGTAGAAATCCATAAGTTTCAAGTGGGAGGAGAAGTATATCAAAATTTAATCTTAAATTTACCAGCGATCGCTTCTCGTAAAAACAGTGCCAAACAAGCCCCTATACTAATTGGTGCCCACTATGATGCCGTGCCGGGTTCTCCAGGCGCTGATGATAATGCAACTGGAGTGGCAGTCTTGTTGGAATTGGCAAGAGCGTTTGCCGAGCAGCCGATCTCCCATCCAATCCGTCTTGTTGCTTTCGATCTGGAGGAATATGGATTACTGGGAAGTTCGGCCTACGCTGCCGATCTATGGCAGCAAAAACAGCAACTGCGCTTGATGCTCTCGTTGGAAATGCTGGGATATAGCGATGACGCGCCAGGCTCGCAGCAATATCCCCTGCCATTACTCAAATGGCTGTATCCCGATTGCGGTAATTTTTTAGCGCTAATTGGCAATGCGATCGCAATTCCCGATCTCCTGCGACTGAGTTACAAGATTCGTAAAGATGAGGTGCCCTGCGAGTGGCTGCCAGTACCCAATCGCGGTTCGATCCTTCCCGATACCCGCCGCAGCGATCACGCACCATTTTGGGATCGAGGCTATCGGGCAGTACTGGTTACAGATACAGCAAACCTGCGCAATCCACACTACCATCAACTCAGCGATCGCATCGATACCTTGAATCTAGATTTTCTTACTGGTGTTTGTAATGGGTTAATTCATGGCATTTCGTGTCTGTAG
- a CDS encoding sensor histidine kinase, which yields MLTASPDLTNLARSQIVLLTQALGAVSGVMYITEEMGNRTPNLIEVVAYPDDAAEQLNANPQLLLPSALGQSEGSALVKPGRIVLPLIYQDAIMGFLMAGREDREWSEQEHLQIQQIANTLAIACALDRRCQWLETQQRQVYEQHANFLSSLLHQLRNPLTAMRTFAQLLMRRILPEDPNRKFVQSLLSEAKHMQELLAEVDGFRPAAILEANPDRLLLPSASFKLSAVDLKEILDPLINSGTAIAQERNLEFEVNIPDELPLILGNAAALREVLGNLLDNAMKYTLARGRVTLKVEVDRDCATAIFQDTGLGIPTEDLPHLFDRNFRGRQAMGEIPGTGLGLAIALDLVQKMQGEILVSSQERQGSTFSVRLKRWKR from the coding sequence ATGCTGACAGCTAGTCCTGACCTCACCAATCTAGCGCGATCGCAGATCGTCCTACTCACCCAAGCCCTGGGTGCAGTTTCAGGTGTCATGTATATCACTGAGGAAATGGGCAATCGTACGCCCAATCTGATTGAGGTCGTCGCCTATCCAGATGATGCCGCCGAGCAGCTAAATGCCAATCCCCAGTTACTACTGCCATCCGCCTTGGGACAGTCCGAAGGTAGCGCCCTCGTCAAACCAGGGCGCATAGTTCTACCCCTGATTTACCAGGACGCGATTATGGGCTTTTTGATGGCGGGGCGGGAAGATCGCGAATGGAGCGAGCAAGAACACTTACAGATTCAACAGATTGCTAATACCCTGGCGATCGCCTGTGCCCTCGATCGCCGCTGCCAGTGGTTAGAGACGCAGCAACGCCAGGTCTACGAACAACATGCCAACTTTCTCTCAAGCCTGTTACATCAACTCCGCAACCCGCTTACTGCCATGCGCACTTTCGCACAACTGCTAATGCGTCGCATTTTGCCTGAAGATCCCAATCGAAAATTTGTGCAGAGTCTGCTGAGCGAAGCCAAACACATGCAAGAACTACTGGCCGAAGTAGATGGTTTCCGCCCCGCAGCCATTTTGGAGGCGAATCCCGATCGCTTGCTTTTACCATCTGCCAGCTTTAAACTGAGTGCGGTTGACTTAAAGGAAATTCTCGATCCTTTAATTAATTCTGGGACGGCGATCGCCCAAGAGCGCAATCTAGAATTTGAGGTAAATATTCCCGACGAGCTACCCTTAATTTTAGGCAATGCCGCCGCCCTCAGAGAGGTTCTGGGCAATTTGTTAGATAATGCCATGAAATATACATTAGCTCGCGGACGCGTAACTTTGAAGGTAGAAGTAGATCGGGACTGCGCTACCGCGATCTTTCAGGATACGGGCTTGGGAATTCCCACTGAGGATTTACCCCATCTATTCGATCGGAATTTTCGCGGCAGGCAAGCAATGGGAGAAATTCCTGGCACGGGTCTGGGGCTGGCGATCGCCCTCGACCTCGTCCAAAAAATGCAAGGAGAGATTCTGGTCAGCTCGCAGGAACGGCAGGGCAGTACTTTTTCGGTTCGACTCAAACGATGGAAGAGATAA